One genomic window of Burkholderia diffusa includes the following:
- a CDS encoding amino acid permease: MQPEGQFQHIAAREQGLRRTLSARQMAMIAIGGAIGTGLFLGSGFAIGFAGPSVLVSYAIGAFISLLLMGCLAEMTVAHPTSGSFGAYAEHYVSPWAGFLVRYAYWACIVLAVGTEVTAIALYMKYWFPGVPGWLWIVGFSALLVFVNARSVDVFGAVEYGFSVVKIAAIVGFIVLGAYVVFGNPALVGNGAAGAGFHHYTGHGGFFPKGMWGTWVAVIVSIFSYLSIEMIAVAAGEAEDPERAVTRAFRSTIVRLVLFYLVTLALMLAIVPWTAAGRDESPFVKVMEAIHLPGAAGLINFVVLIAALSAMNSQLYITTRMMFSLSRAGYAPKALGEVNARGVPFGALMLSTLGIALATVLSVLYPDASFTIMMAVSMFGALFTWMMIFVTHYCFRRRRAALGLPAPAFRMRGFPLLTLLGAALMLAVMVTTYFTAEFHMTLIFGIPFLIALSVVYAVWYRRAQPMLQPEAK; encoded by the coding sequence ATGCAACCAGAAGGGCAATTCCAGCACATCGCGGCGCGCGAGCAGGGTCTGCGCCGCACGCTTTCCGCACGGCAGATGGCGATGATCGCGATCGGCGGCGCGATCGGCACGGGTCTGTTTCTCGGCAGCGGGTTCGCGATCGGCTTCGCCGGCCCGAGCGTGCTCGTGAGTTATGCGATCGGCGCGTTCATCTCGCTGCTGCTGATGGGCTGTCTCGCCGAGATGACGGTCGCGCACCCGACCTCCGGGTCGTTCGGTGCGTATGCCGAGCATTACGTGAGCCCGTGGGCCGGGTTCCTCGTGCGCTATGCGTACTGGGCGTGCATCGTGCTCGCGGTCGGCACCGAAGTCACCGCGATTGCGCTGTACATGAAGTACTGGTTCCCGGGCGTGCCGGGCTGGCTGTGGATCGTCGGCTTCTCCGCGCTGCTCGTGTTCGTCAACGCGCGCAGCGTCGACGTGTTCGGCGCGGTCGAATACGGTTTCTCGGTCGTGAAGATCGCGGCGATCGTCGGCTTCATCGTGCTGGGCGCGTACGTCGTATTCGGCAATCCGGCGCTGGTCGGCAACGGCGCGGCCGGCGCGGGCTTCCACCATTACACCGGGCATGGCGGCTTCTTTCCGAAGGGGATGTGGGGGACGTGGGTCGCGGTGATCGTGTCGATCTTCAGCTACCTGAGCATCGAGATGATCGCGGTCGCCGCGGGCGAGGCGGAAGATCCCGAGCGCGCGGTGACGCGCGCGTTCCGCTCGACGATCGTGCGGCTCGTGCTGTTCTATCTCGTTACGCTCGCGCTGATGCTCGCGATCGTGCCGTGGACGGCAGCGGGGCGCGACGAGAGCCCGTTCGTGAAGGTGATGGAGGCGATTCATCTGCCGGGCGCGGCCGGGTTGATCAATTTCGTCGTGCTGATCGCCGCGCTGTCGGCGATGAACAGCCAGCTCTACATCACGACGCGAATGATGTTCAGCCTGTCGCGCGCGGGTTACGCGCCGAAGGCGCTCGGCGAAGTGAATGCGCGCGGCGTGCCGTTCGGCGCGCTGATGCTGTCGACGCTCGGCATTGCGCTCGCGACGGTCCTGAGCGTGCTGTATCCGGACGCGTCGTTCACGATCATGATGGCGGTGTCGATGTTCGGCGCGCTGTTCACGTGGATGATGATCTTCGTTACGCATTACTGCTTCCGTCGGCGGCGCGCCGCGCTCGGCCTGCCGGCGCCCGCGTTCCGGATGCGCGGCTTTCCGCTGCTGACGCTGCTCGGCGCGGCGCTGATGCTCGCGGTGATGGTGACGACATACTTCACGGCCGAATTCCACATGACGCTGATCTTCGGCATTCCGTTCCTGATCGCGCTGTCCGTCGTGTATGCGGTGTGGTATCGGCGCGCGCAGCCGATGCTGCAGCCTGAAGCGAAGTAG
- a CDS encoding RidA family protein, giving the protein MADTIPVDLPQLAQPFSWATRAGGLMFTGHGPVDASGAIAGDTMAEQARITLGNLAKAVAAAGAAMDDVAQVLVYLSDVKAMPEFDAEYRRHFREPYPNRTCVGVQGFAHPDMRVELVAYVALPAARG; this is encoded by the coding sequence ATGGCAGATACGATCCCCGTCGACTTGCCGCAGCTTGCGCAGCCGTTCTCGTGGGCGACGCGCGCGGGCGGGCTGATGTTTACCGGCCACGGGCCGGTCGATGCGTCCGGCGCGATCGCCGGCGACACGATGGCCGAGCAGGCGCGCATCACGCTCGGCAATCTCGCGAAGGCGGTCGCGGCGGCCGGCGCGGCGATGGACGACGTCGCGCAGGTGCTCGTCTACCTGTCCGACGTGAAGGCGATGCCCGAATTCGACGCCGAGTATCGGCGCCACTTCCGCGAGCCGTACCCGAACCGCACATGCGTGGGCGTGCAGGGCTTCGCGCACCCGGATATGCGCGTCGAACTCGTCGCGTACGTCGCGTTGCCGGCGGCACGCGGCTAG
- a CDS encoding tyrosine-type recombinase/integrase — protein sequence MPLTDIAIKNARAGDKPQKLFDGGGLFLLVTPAGQRYWRFKYRIAGKEKLLAFGVYPDVSLQAARKKRDDAREKLAAGIDPGEAKKADKRAARLAAATSFEAVTREWFNKHSPGWATSHSSKIIARFENDVFPWLGKRPISEIQPAEVFDVIRRIEARGTLDTAHRAKQNCGQVFRYAVATGRATRDVTADLRGALPPIRQKHFAAITDPGKVGELLRAFDAFGGTFPVHCALKLAPMLFRRPGELRAAEWSEIDLDNATWEIDGTRMKRNKAAKMDGGAHIVPLPDQAVAILHELHALTGDGRYVFPGARDRNRPMSEATINAALRRLGYDTRTEITGHGFRAMARTIMVEVLGVAVEVIESQLSHTVKDPLGRAYNRTTFLPQRREMMQKWADYLDRLKAGAEVIPISASAR from the coding sequence ATGCCGCTCACCGACATCGCAATCAAGAACGCAAGGGCCGGCGACAAGCCGCAGAAGCTGTTTGACGGCGGCGGTCTGTTCCTACTCGTCACGCCGGCAGGACAGCGCTACTGGCGGTTCAAGTACCGAATCGCCGGTAAGGAAAAGTTGCTCGCGTTCGGCGTCTATCCGGACGTATCGCTACAAGCGGCGCGCAAGAAGCGCGATGACGCCCGCGAGAAGCTGGCGGCCGGTATCGATCCCGGCGAAGCGAAGAAGGCGGACAAGCGCGCCGCCCGCCTCGCCGCCGCGACGAGCTTCGAAGCCGTTACGCGCGAATGGTTCAACAAGCATTCGCCCGGATGGGCAACAAGCCATTCGAGCAAGATCATCGCCCGCTTCGAAAACGATGTGTTCCCGTGGCTCGGGAAGCGCCCTATCTCCGAAATTCAGCCGGCCGAGGTGTTCGACGTTATCCGCAGGATCGAAGCACGCGGAACGCTCGACACGGCCCACCGGGCGAAACAGAACTGCGGCCAAGTATTCCGATATGCCGTCGCAACCGGTCGCGCAACGCGCGACGTAACGGCCGACCTTCGTGGCGCACTTCCGCCGATCCGACAAAAGCATTTCGCGGCCATCACTGACCCCGGCAAGGTCGGCGAGTTGCTGCGTGCGTTCGACGCCTTCGGCGGTACGTTTCCGGTTCACTGCGCGCTCAAGCTCGCGCCGATGCTGTTCCGTCGCCCGGGCGAGTTGCGTGCCGCTGAATGGTCGGAAATCGACTTGGATAACGCGACGTGGGAGATTGATGGCACACGCATGAAACGCAACAAGGCGGCCAAGATGGATGGCGGAGCGCATATCGTGCCCCTACCCGATCAGGCCGTCGCCATCCTGCACGAATTGCACGCGTTGACCGGCGACGGTCGTTACGTATTCCCCGGGGCACGCGACCGGAATCGACCAATGAGCGAGGCAACGATTAACGCCGCGCTGCGCCGGCTCGGCTACGATACGCGCACCGAAATCACCGGCCACGGCTTCCGAGCGATGGCGCGTACCATCATGGTGGAAGTGCTCGGTGTCGCGGTCGAGGTCATCGAATCACAACTGTCCCATACCGTGAAAGACCCGCTCGGACGCGCGTACAACCGCACGACCTTCCTTCCTCAGCGTCGCGAAATGATGCAGAAATGGGCGGACTATCTCGACCGACTCAAGGCGGGTGCGGAAGTTATCCCGATAAGTGCATCGGCACGGTAA
- a CDS encoding amino acid aminotransferase produces the protein MYEHIPAYSGDPILSLFQAFQQDAHPRKVNLSIGLYYDDAGRIPVLESTRLAAERMREAGAPHTYLPMEGLAAYRQGVQRLVFGADCAALAQGRIATLQTLGGSGALRLGAEFVKRYFPDSAIWISDPTWDNHRVIFAAAGLDVHTYPYYDEARNDLRVDAMLAALDALPARSVVLLQPCCHNPTGLDLGRDAWRAVIDVLARRGLIPFVDMAYQGFGDGLEDDAWAVRAIVEAGLPAIVSNSFSKNFSLYGERVGGLSIVCASAGEAATVLSQLQAGVRRTYSSPPLFGAQLVSAVLNDDVLRACWEDEVAEVRTRIKRMRGALKARLDARLPAPAFDALVTQRGMFSYTGIAATDVDRLRASHGVYLLRSGRMCIAGLNDANVDHVANAIADVLGAKSRQAA, from the coding sequence ATGTACGAGCACATTCCCGCCTATTCGGGCGACCCGATCCTGTCGCTGTTCCAGGCGTTCCAGCAGGATGCCCATCCGCGCAAGGTCAACCTCAGCATCGGGCTCTACTACGACGACGCGGGCCGCATCCCCGTGCTGGAGAGCACGCGTCTCGCGGCCGAGCGCATGCGCGAAGCCGGCGCGCCGCATACGTATCTGCCGATGGAGGGGCTCGCCGCGTATCGGCAGGGCGTGCAGCGCCTCGTGTTCGGCGCCGACTGCGCGGCGCTCGCGCAAGGGCGGATCGCGACGCTGCAGACGCTCGGCGGCTCGGGCGCGCTGCGGCTCGGCGCGGAGTTCGTGAAGCGCTATTTCCCCGACAGCGCGATCTGGATCAGCGATCCGACATGGGACAACCATCGCGTGATCTTCGCGGCGGCCGGCCTCGACGTGCACACGTATCCGTACTACGACGAAGCGCGCAACGACCTGCGCGTCGACGCGATGCTCGCGGCGCTCGACGCGCTGCCTGCACGCAGCGTCGTGCTGCTGCAACCGTGCTGCCACAACCCGACGGGCCTCGACCTCGGCCGCGACGCATGGCGCGCGGTGATCGACGTGCTTGCGCGTCGCGGGCTGATTCCGTTCGTCGACATGGCGTACCAGGGTTTCGGCGACGGCCTCGAAGACGACGCATGGGCCGTGCGCGCGATCGTCGAAGCGGGACTGCCGGCGATCGTCAGCAACTCGTTCTCGAAGAACTTCTCGCTGTATGGCGAGCGCGTCGGCGGCCTGTCGATCGTCTGCGCGAGCGCGGGCGAAGCGGCGACGGTGCTGAGCCAGTTGCAGGCCGGCGTGCGCCGCACGTATTCGAGCCCGCCGCTGTTCGGCGCGCAGCTCGTGTCGGCCGTGCTGAACGACGACGTCCTGCGTGCGTGCTGGGAAGACGAGGTGGCCGAGGTGCGCACGCGCATCAAGCGCATGCGCGGCGCGCTGAAGGCGCGGCTCGACGCGCGCCTGCCTGCGCCCGCGTTCGACGCGCTCGTCACGCAGCGCGGCATGTTCAGCTACACCGGCATCGCCGCGACCGACGTGGACCGGCTGCGCGCGTCGCACGGCGTCTACCTGCTGCGCTCGGGCCGCATGTGCATCGCGGGCCTGAACGACGCGAACGTCGATCATGTCGCGAACGCGATCGCCGACGTGCTCGGCGCCAAGTCGCGCCAGGCCGCCTGA
- a CDS encoding porin → MTHITRFAVPTMMGLLAASGAMAQSSVTLYGIVDQSIRYTTHANASNDASVQMTNGAITNSRWGLKGSEALGGGLKAIFRLESGFEPQNGQIDGALFGRYAYVGLASDWGTVKLGRQATEAFNLFGDLDPLTVGNYTANMWPYFLTQGRASNVVSYDGTFGGLNVGASYGFGGVAGSFGANAYWGTRVSYTRGGLMVGATYQQVRDLTSRAQQAWGAGARYAFGAATLYAGYLGGIDRTGMLDRQLLNAPGRDVAYGSFADNPRRDAIFYTGANVQVTPAVSVTGVAYYDDIRNVNGLAGNGGKRYTGVLEAEYALSKATQVYATVDYNRVTGGAFTEMPGRGNQTGIAAGLRHLF, encoded by the coding sequence ATGACGCATATCACTCGATTCGCAGTACCAACGATGATGGGTCTGCTAGCCGCGAGCGGCGCGATGGCGCAGAGCAGCGTGACGCTGTACGGCATCGTCGACCAGAGCATTCGCTACACGACGCATGCGAACGCATCGAACGACGCGAGCGTGCAGATGACCAACGGCGCGATCACCAACAGCCGCTGGGGCCTGAAGGGCAGCGAAGCGCTTGGCGGCGGGCTGAAGGCGATCTTCCGGCTCGAGAGCGGCTTCGAGCCGCAGAACGGGCAGATCGACGGCGCGCTGTTCGGCCGCTACGCGTACGTCGGCCTCGCGAGCGACTGGGGCACCGTGAAGCTCGGCCGACAGGCAACCGAGGCGTTCAACCTGTTCGGCGATCTCGACCCGCTGACGGTCGGCAACTACACGGCCAACATGTGGCCGTACTTTCTCACGCAGGGCCGCGCGAGCAACGTGGTCAGCTACGACGGCACGTTCGGCGGGCTGAACGTCGGCGCGAGCTACGGGTTCGGCGGTGTCGCGGGCAGCTTCGGCGCGAATGCGTACTGGGGCACGCGCGTGTCGTACACGCGCGGCGGCCTGATGGTCGGCGCGACCTACCAGCAGGTGCGCGACCTGACGAGCCGCGCGCAGCAGGCATGGGGCGCGGGCGCGCGTTACGCATTCGGCGCGGCGACGCTGTACGCCGGCTATCTCGGCGGCATCGACCGCACGGGCATGCTCGACCGGCAGCTGCTGAACGCGCCGGGCCGCGACGTAGCCTACGGTTCGTTCGCCGACAATCCGCGCCGCGACGCGATCTTCTATACCGGCGCGAACGTGCAGGTCACGCCGGCGGTATCGGTGACGGGCGTCGCGTATTACGACGACATCCGCAACGTCAACGGCCTCGCGGGCAACGGCGGGAAGCGCTATACGGGCGTGCTCGAGGCCGAGTACGCTCTGTCGAAGGCCACGCAGGTCTACGCGACGGTCGACTACAACCGGGTGACCGGCGGCGCGTTCACCGAAATGCCCGGACGCGGCAACCAGACGGGTATCGCGGCCGGCCTGCGCCACCTGTTCTGA
- a CDS encoding DUF5677 domain-containing protein, which produces MDTIKVVDLLNTSGRILDGMRNLIVRSRPPKGGPDRMRVALVLTIAEQFEAALRLGNAHMSTHAATHVRSMIEALVVMRKLKTNAGYVNQLRYDKLHGEKRVYEGILADPSIPDEAKLPVKNRLDTCLLEFNSLHAEKYRPKKISQEFGDTGLFHLVGPYAMLCGFSHNDLAVLAFRHQGDSSMVYKQDDDPTFVQSVFSTGLIVLMDAAHQFGEIAKFPDDYFEPIFSSMNKEWHGVLDKTVVS; this is translated from the coding sequence ATGGACACGATAAAAGTCGTTGATCTTCTTAACACGTCGGGGCGAATTCTGGACGGAATGCGAAACCTCATAGTGCGTTCTCGACCGCCAAAGGGCGGCCCCGACCGTATGCGAGTGGCGCTGGTGCTGACAATCGCAGAACAATTCGAGGCTGCCTTGCGGCTCGGAAATGCTCATATGAGCACACATGCGGCTACACACGTTCGCTCGATGATCGAAGCGCTAGTTGTCATGCGAAAGCTAAAGACGAATGCTGGCTACGTAAATCAGTTGCGTTACGACAAACTGCACGGGGAAAAACGTGTCTACGAGGGAATACTTGCCGATCCGAGCATTCCCGATGAAGCGAAGCTGCCGGTCAAGAATCGACTCGATACTTGTCTGTTGGAGTTCAACTCACTACATGCCGAAAAGTATCGCCCGAAGAAGATCAGCCAGGAATTTGGCGATACTGGTCTTTTTCATCTCGTCGGCCCCTACGCGATGCTTTGCGGCTTTTCACATAACGACCTCGCAGTGCTCGCTTTTCGACATCAGGGCGATAGCAGTATGGTGTACAAGCAGGATGACGATCCCACGTTCGTGCAGTCCGTTTTTTCCACTGGTCTTATAGTGCTTATGGATGCCGCCCATCAGTTCGGCGAGATCGCGAAATTTCCGGACGATTATTTTGAGCCGATTTTTTCCTCCATGAACAAGGAGTGGCACGGCGTACTCGACAAGACCGTTGTAAGCTGA
- a CDS encoding acyl-CoA dehydrogenase family protein yields MNDTACTPDTGAANNIPDSRGINFFSADPDLGTLLKLHLGAVRYAELEPQLHALGARVSDELDAWASRADKHPPVLEHRNRRGEAVQRIDKDPAYVALERVAYSELGLAALSHQPEAVAPLVKYALTFLFVQAEFGLCCPVSMTDSLTRTLRRFGDPALVERYLPMLASRDFDTLFQGAMFMTEQAAGSDVGRIATRAARETDAQGGTVWRLYGDKWFCSNADADLAMVLARPDGAPDGIKGLALFLLPKTLPDGTRNRYRIVRLKDKLGSRSMASGEIALEGAQAWLIGEIGRGFHQMADMINMSRLSNGVRAAGLMRRALNESLHVAAHRAAFGRKLIEMPLMQRQLMKMLLPAEAARAMFMQIALLLPQADAGDAQAARCVRILTPLIKFRACRDARRVTGDAMEVRGGTGYIEEWSDARLVRDAHLGSIWEGTSNIVALDVARAAQREQALDALRTFLGDLLGSAPLPDASRAALRRILSRACDALARVAAQGDDACVRQAASALYYASAAVLMACEGARLAPDYRRLALAHLIVRHKLLPVDPLAPASRDDEAAAFDALLRGTPVALDMALDLLPEVER; encoded by the coding sequence ATGAACGACACCGCTTGCACGCCGGACACCGGCGCGGCCAACAACATCCCCGATAGCCGGGGCATCAATTTCTTCTCGGCCGATCCCGATCTCGGCACGTTGCTGAAGCTGCATCTCGGTGCCGTCCGATACGCAGAACTCGAACCGCAGCTGCACGCGCTCGGCGCGCGTGTCTCGGACGAACTCGACGCGTGGGCGTCGCGCGCGGACAAGCATCCGCCCGTGCTCGAGCATCGCAACCGGCGCGGCGAAGCCGTGCAGCGGATCGACAAGGATCCCGCGTATGTCGCGCTCGAACGCGTTGCCTATTCGGAACTGGGGCTCGCGGCGCTGAGCCACCAGCCGGAGGCGGTGGCGCCGCTCGTCAAGTACGCGCTGACGTTCCTGTTCGTGCAGGCGGAATTCGGGTTGTGCTGCCCGGTCAGCATGACCGATTCGCTGACGCGCACGCTGCGCCGCTTCGGTGACCCGGCGCTCGTCGAGCGCTATCTGCCGATGCTCGCGTCGCGCGATTTCGACACGCTGTTCCAGGGCGCGATGTTCATGACGGAGCAGGCGGCCGGCTCCGACGTCGGCCGCATCGCGACGCGCGCGGCGCGCGAAACCGATGCGCAGGGCGGGACGGTGTGGCGTCTGTACGGCGACAAGTGGTTCTGTTCGAACGCGGACGCCGACCTGGCGATGGTCCTCGCGCGGCCCGACGGCGCGCCGGACGGCATCAAGGGCCTCGCGCTGTTCCTGCTGCCGAAGACGCTGCCGGACGGCACGCGCAACCGCTACCGGATCGTGCGACTGAAGGACAAGCTCGGCAGCCGTTCGATGGCGAGCGGCGAGATCGCGCTCGAAGGCGCGCAGGCCTGGCTGATCGGCGAGATCGGCCGCGGCTTTCACCAGATGGCCGACATGATCAACATGTCGCGGCTGTCAAACGGCGTGCGCGCGGCGGGCCTGATGCGGCGCGCGCTGAACGAGTCGCTGCACGTGGCCGCGCATCGCGCCGCGTTCGGCCGCAAGCTGATCGAGATGCCGCTGATGCAGCGCCAGTTGATGAAGATGTTGCTGCCCGCCGAGGCCGCGCGCGCGATGTTCATGCAGATCGCGCTGCTGCTGCCGCAGGCGGATGCGGGCGACGCGCAGGCCGCGCGCTGCGTGCGCATCCTGACGCCGCTGATCAAGTTCCGCGCGTGTCGCGATGCGCGCCGCGTGACGGGTGACGCGATGGAAGTGCGCGGCGGCACCGGCTACATCGAGGAGTGGAGCGATGCGCGCCTTGTGCGCGATGCACATCTCGGTTCGATCTGGGAGGGCACCAGCAACATCGTCGCGCTCGACGTCGCGCGCGCCGCGCAGCGCGAGCAGGCGCTCGATGCGCTGCGCACGTTCCTGGGCGACCTGCTCGGCTCGGCGCCGCTGCCCGACGCAAGCCGTGCGGCGCTGCGGCGCATTCTCTCGCGCGCGTGCGATGCGCTTGCACGGGTCGCGGCGCAAGGCGACGACGCGTGCGTGCGGCAGGCCGCCTCGGCGCTGTACTACGCGAGCGCAGCCGTGCTGATGGCGTGCGAGGGGGCACGGCTCGCGCCCGATTACCGGCGTCTCGCGCTCGCGCACCTGATCGTGCGCCACAAGCTGCTGCCGGTCGACCCGCTCGCACCGGCGTCGCGCGACGACGAAGCGGCGGCGTTCGACGCGCTGTTGCGCGGCACGCCGGTGGCGCTCGACATGGCGCTCGACCTGCTGCCGGAGGTCGAGCGATGA
- a CDS encoding Lrp/AsnC family transcriptional regulator, whose protein sequence is MNLDRTDMRILRHLERDGRISNQDLANAVALSPSACLRRVKLLEERGAISGYRCTIEPKKVGVAFEALVHVSMRPDVPEWHDRFVEAIQQWPEVIAAQIVTGGSNYVLTVRARDLDHYSDFVINRLHRATGVMSINSSIVLATLKRDGSILDLVEPSTAS, encoded by the coding sequence ATGAATCTGGATCGAACCGACATGCGGATCCTCCGGCATCTCGAGCGGGACGGACGCATCAGCAATCAGGACCTCGCGAACGCGGTCGCGCTGTCGCCGTCCGCGTGCCTGCGGCGCGTGAAGCTGCTGGAGGAACGCGGCGCCATTTCGGGCTACCGCTGCACGATCGAGCCGAAGAAGGTCGGCGTCGCATTCGAGGCGCTCGTGCATGTGTCGATGCGGCCGGACGTGCCCGAATGGCACGACCGTTTCGTGGAGGCGATCCAGCAGTGGCCGGAAGTCATCGCCGCGCAGATCGTGACGGGCGGCTCGAACTACGTGCTGACGGTGCGAGCGCGCGACCTGGACCACTACTCCGACTTCGTGATCAACCGCCTGCACCGCGCGACGGGCGTGATGTCGATCAATTCGAGCATCGTGCTCGCGACGCTCAAGCGCGACGGCTCGATCCTCGATCTCGTCGAGCCGTCGACGGCCAGCTGA
- a CDS encoding single-stranded DNA-binding protein → MIDGLVSGKLHGKSAERMGASGRSFVTAKVRAAASDGEALFVNIIAFADDAKAALLALDDGDSVALAGTLTPKVWTDRNGEAKPSLDMVAHAALSAYHVRRKRAAVHGAGDSSERESGRPAMSGTRQAAAFYSDDTSDMQDDF, encoded by the coding sequence ATGATTGATGGTTTGGTTAGCGGGAAGCTGCACGGCAAGTCGGCAGAGCGCATGGGCGCGAGCGGTCGCTCGTTCGTGACGGCGAAGGTTCGTGCTGCTGCTAGCGACGGCGAAGCGCTGTTCGTCAACATCATCGCGTTCGCGGACGATGCGAAGGCCGCCTTGTTGGCGCTCGATGACGGCGATTCGGTCGCGCTCGCCGGGACGCTGACGCCGAAGGTTTGGACCGACCGCAATGGCGAAGCTAAGCCGTCGCTCGATATGGTCGCGCACGCGGCGCTGTCGGCGTATCACGTCCGGCGCAAGCGCGCCGCCGTGCATGGCGCGGGCGACAGCAGCGAACGCGAAAGCGGTCGGCCGGCGATGTCTGGCACACGGCAGGCGGCGGCGTTCTACAGCGACGACACGTCGGACATGCAGGACGATTTCTAG
- a CDS encoding LysR family transcriptional regulator → MELRQLRYFVAVAEELHFGRAAKRLFISQPALSFDIRKFEDALGVQLFSRTNKTVALTNAGAVLLGEARRLLLQAAEAERLTVRSASGLAGRLRIGFVHSMLYRGLPDAVRRFEADYPGVEIVLSEMNTQAQVQAIQRGQIDLGYAHWGHCPPEVESTQVYAEPFVCCLPAAHPLARRRQVALAALATEPFILFPRDAAPHYHDLIIAQCVNAGFSPLIRHEARLWQTILSMIEFGMGIALVPRVLQQVKSDRLAFRPLKDASLESRTLELKRSGTAEPVALRFADYVRASIDALPALAG, encoded by the coding sequence ATGGAACTGAGGCAGTTGCGCTACTTCGTGGCGGTCGCCGAGGAACTGCATTTCGGGCGGGCGGCGAAGCGCCTGTTCATCTCGCAGCCGGCGCTGAGCTTCGACATCCGCAAGTTCGAGGATGCGCTCGGCGTGCAGCTCTTTTCCCGCACCAACAAGACGGTCGCGCTGACCAACGCGGGCGCGGTGCTGCTCGGCGAGGCGCGCCGGCTGCTGCTGCAGGCGGCCGAGGCAGAGCGGCTCACGGTGCGCTCGGCATCCGGTCTCGCGGGCCGGCTGCGGATCGGCTTCGTCCATTCGATGCTGTATCGCGGGCTGCCCGACGCGGTGCGGCGCTTCGAGGCCGACTATCCGGGCGTCGAGATCGTGCTGAGCGAGATGAACACGCAGGCGCAGGTGCAGGCGATCCAGCGCGGTCAGATCGATCTCGGTTACGCGCACTGGGGCCACTGCCCGCCCGAAGTCGAATCGACGCAAGTCTATGCCGAACCGTTCGTCTGCTGCCTGCCGGCCGCGCATCCGCTCGCACGGCGCCGGCAGGTCGCGCTCGCCGCGCTGGCGACGGAACCGTTCATCCTGTTTCCGCGCGACGCGGCACCGCACTACCACGACCTGATCATCGCGCAATGCGTGAACGCGGGATTCAGTCCGCTGATCCGTCACGAGGCGCGGCTCTGGCAGACGATCCTGTCGATGATCGAATTCGGGATGGGCATCGCGCTCGTGCCGCGCGTGCTGCAGCAGGTGAAGAGCGACCGGCTCGCGTTCCGGCCGCTGAAGGACGCGTCGCTCGAATCGCGCACGCTGGAGCTCAAGCGCAGCGGCACCGCCGAACCGGTCGCGCTGCGCTTCGCCGACTACGTGCGCGCGTCGATCGACGCGCTGCCCGCGCTCGCCGGCTGA